The DNA window ACCTTAGAATATGATTTATTAGGAGAGATATTACATGAATCTTGCGAATAAGTTGACCATTGCTAGAATCTTTTTAGTTCCTGTTTTTATGATTGTACTTTTAAACAAAATTCCGTATGGTATGTATATAGCTGCTGGAATTTTTACTATAGCTGCCATAACAGATACGTTAGATGGGTATATTGCAAGAAGTAGAAACCAGGTAACAAAATTTGGAAAGTTCGTGGATCCTTTGGCGGATAAGCTTCTTGTTACAGCAGCTTTAGTTTGTCTTGTGCAAATGGGTAAATTACCTGCTTGGATTGTTGTTGTAATTATATCAAGGGAATATACTATAAGTATACTAAGAGCGGTTGCTGCATCAGAAGGAATTGTAATTGCAGCAAGTTGGTGGGGAAAGTTAAAGACCATTACACAAATTATAGCAATTGTTGCAATACTTCTTAATAATTATCCATTTAGCTTAATAGGCTTTCCATTTAGTACAATTATGCTTTGGGTTGCAGTGATTCTTACCATTGTATCAGGTGTAGATTATTTATATCTTAATAGACAAGTAATAAAACATTAAAAGCAGCATAGCTGCTTTTTAATATTTTGAGGGGAAAAGGGGTTTTAGGAATGAATTGTTCAATTATAAGTGTAGGTACAGAGATTTTATTTGGACAGATTGTAAATACAAATACAGTTTATTTATCTCAAGAACTGAATGGATTAGGAATAAATGTATATCATCATTTTACAGCTGGAGATAATGAAAATCGATTAAAAGATATATTAGATTATGCATTGTCTAAATCGGATTTAATTATTACTACAGGGGGGCTAGGGCCAACACAGGATGATCTTACAAAAGAGACGATTGCGAGAGTAGCAGGAAAAAAATTAGAAATGCATGAACCGTCCTTTGAAAAGCTTTGTACGTATTTTAAAAATCTTAATAGGAAAATGAATGAAAATAATATAAAACAGGCATACTTACCAAAAGATAGTATTGTCTTAGATAATGATTGTGGAACTGCACCAGGATTTATTATTGAGTTTGATGGAAAAATAGTTATAAGTCTTCCAGGGCCACCTAAAGAAATGAAAAGCATGTTTGAGTCTGTAAAGGATTATTTAAAAACTAAGTCAAAAGATACGATTTACTCAAAAGTATTGAGATTTTTTGGTATTGGTGAATCTGCGTTAGAAACTGCCATAATGGATTTAATCAATCATCAATCAAATCCTACTATTGCAACTTATGCAAAGGAAGGAGAAGTGAGTGCTCGTATTACTGCCAAAGCTGAAAATGAAGCTAAAGCACAGGAAATGATTATTCCTGTAATAAATCAAATAAAAAATAGATTAGAGGAATATATATATAGCTATAATGATGAAGAATTAGTCCAAGTGGTTGCGAAAAAATTGTTAGACGAAAAGGTTTCTGTTTCTTTTGCAGAATCATGTACGGGAGGATTAATTGCTGCAAAGTTAACAAGTATTCCAGGAATATCAGAATCTTTGAATCGAAGTATTGTTACATATAGTAATGAAGCGAAAATTGAAGAATTAGGTGTGAAAGAGACTACGCTTAAAGAACATGGCGCTGTTAGTGAAGAAACAGCTAGAGAAATGGTATTAGGATTAAAAGCTGCAACTGGAAGTGAAATATGCGTATCTGTAACAGGGATAGCAGGTCCTGGTGGTGGGACAAAAGAAAAACCTGTAGGATTAGTATATATTGGTCTTGCTTATAAAGAAAATATTGTATGCAATCAATATAATATTTTTGGAGATAGAAATCGAATAAGAAATTATACGAGTATGCTTGCACTCAATATGATTAGAAAAGTACTAGAAAAATAAATAGGATTGACCATAGAATAGGAATGGTATATAATGAATTAAGAACATTTGTTCGACGAAGAGAAAGGTAGGTGAAAACCAGATATTGAATCTGGTGAATTATGGAAGGGAAAAGAAAAGCGTTAGAAATTGCCATGGGGCAAATAGAAAAGCAATTTGGAAAAGGTTCTATTATGAAACTAGGAGAAGATACATCAAGATTAAATATCGAATCTATATCTACTGGATCACTAGATTTAGATATTGCTGTGGGCATAGGTGGTATTCCAAGAGGAAGAATTATCGAAATATATGGACCAGAGTCTTCTGGTAAAACGACAGTTGCACTTCATATTATAGCAGAAGCCCAAAAAACTGGAGGCGTTGCCGCTTTTATAGATGCTGAACATGCACTTGATCCTGTATATGCGAAACATTTAGGTGTAAATATTGATGAGTTAGTTGTATCTCAACCTGATACTGGAGAACAAGCTTTAGAAATATGTGAAGCGCTAGTTAGAAGTGGCGCTATAGATGTAATCGTAGTAGATTCAGTTGCAGCATTAGTTCCTAAAGCTGAGATCCAAGGGGAAATGGGAGATAGTCATGTGGGGCTTCAGGCAAGACTTATGTCTCAAGCATTAAGAAAGCTTACAGGTGTGATTAACAAATCAAAAACATCTACAATATTTATCAATCAATTGAGAGAAAAAGTAGGGGTAATGTTTGGAAATCCAGAAACAACTACTGGAGGAAGAGCTCTCAAATTTTATTCATCTGTGAGACTTGATGTAAGAAGAATTGAATCAATAAAAAAAGCGGACAGCATTATAGGGAATAGAACAAGAGTGAAAGTTGTAAAAAATAAAGTAGCACCTCCTTTTAAAGTAGCAGAATTTGATATTATGTATGGTACAGGCATATCAAAAGAAGGCAGTATTTTAGATTGTGCTGTTAAAGAAGATATTATAAAAAAGGCTGGTTCATGGTATAGCTATGGAGATGAGAAGCTAGGTCAAGGTAGAGAAAATGCAAAACAATTTTTAATTGAAAATACTGGAATATCCCTTGAGGTAGAGAATAAAATAAGAGAGTTACATCAGCTTCCTTTAAAGAAAGAAGACGAACTAGTAGCTACAGTAGATAGTGAATCATAAAAAAACCCGTATGGGTTTTTTTTTTAGGAATAAAGGAATAGACATCATCCTATAATAAAATGGGTAAAAGAATATGACCTTGACAGTATATAAAAAAAGATATACAATTATAACAGATATTGGTGTATCTGTAGATGAATAATGAGGCCTGGATAGTGTTTTAAATTTTGATCTATAAAAAACATAGAAAGATTTAAAAACCGAGGTTTCTCGGTTTTATTATTTGCTTATGATTAAGATGGGGAGGTGTTTAGATATTAATTCTATTCAGATTGTAGTAAGCATTGTAACAGGTGCTATAGGTGTTGGAATTGGATATTTTATAAGAAAGAATATTGCTGAGGGTAAAATAAATAATGCAGAAAACAGAGCCAAGGAAATAGTTTCAGAAGCTAAAAAGCAGGCTGAAACATCTAAAAAAGAGATTTTACTTGAAGCAAAAGAAGAAGTTCATAGATTAAGAAATGAACTTGATAGAGAAAATAGAGAAAGACGTAATGAACTACAAAGGTTGGAAAGAAGATTACAGCAAAAGGAAGAAACATTAGATAGAAAATCTGATAATCTAGAAAAGAAGGATGAAGTACTCAACAAAAAAATAAAAGAAGTAGCGGATAAAAAGGAACAAATAAATGGAATTCATCAAAAACAACTTGAAGAGTTGGAAAGAATATCAGGTTTAACGTCTGAACAAGCAAAAGAACAACTTTTAAATGATACGCAAAAAGAAATAAAACATGAAACGGCTATGATGATTAAAGAAATTGAACAAAGAGCAAAAGAAGATGGAGAAAAGAAAGCAAAAGAAATTATTGCTTATGCAATACAAAAATGTGCAGCAGATCATGTGGCTGAGACTACCGTATCTGTAGTAGCCCTTCCGAATGATGAAATGAAGGGGAGAATTATTGGTAGGGAAGGAAGAAATATAAGAGCATTAGAGACATTAACAGGAATAGATCTAATAATTGATGATACACCAGAAGCAGTAATTCTTTCAGGCTTCGATCCTATAAGAAGAGAAGTAGCAAGAATAGCACTAGAAAAACTTATCGTAGATGGAAGAATTCATCCAGCTAGAATTGAAGAAATGGTAGAAAAAGCTAAGAAAGAAGTAAACAATATTATTAAAGAAGAGGGTGAACAAGCAACATTTGAAACAGGTGTTCACAGTATTCATCCTGAGTTAATCAAATTATTAGGTAGATTAAAGTATAGAACTAGTTATGGCCAAAACGTATTAAAACATTCTATAGAAGTGTCCCATTTAGCAGGGTTGATGGCTGCTGAATTAGGTACAGATGTGAAATTAGCAAAAAGAGCAGGACTTCTTCATGATATTGGAAAAGCTGTAGATCATGAAATAGAGGGTACTCATGTGGATATAGGTATGGGTCTATTAAAGAAATATAAAGAATCTAGTGAAGTGATACATGCTATGTCTACTCATCATGGGGATTATGAGCCTCATACAATTGAAGCAGTGCTAGTTACAGCTGCTGATGCTGTATCTGCGGCTAGACCAGGTGCAAGAAGAGAGACATTAGAAACTTATATTAAGAGATTACAAAAACTTGAAGAAATAGCAAACTCAAGTGAAGGCGTAGAAAAATCATTTGCCATTCAAGCAGGTCGTGAGATAAGAATTATGGTAAAACCAGATGAAATGGCAGATGAAGATATTATTTATTTAGCACGTGAAGTTACAAAGAAAATTGAGAGTGAATTAGAATATCCTGGTCAAATAAAGGTGAATGTTATTAGGGAGACAAGAGCAATTGAATATGCAAAATAAAAGAAGTTTCGACTTCTTTTATTTTTTTTATGCTTTGAGAAATTGTAAAATTCAAAATTTATGGATAACTTATGATTGAAAAATTAAATGCTTAACCATTTTGAGTAAGTTTTATTACAAAAGAGTGCTTTTGTAATAAAACTTGCGAGATGAGCATATGCGAAAATCATAATGCTAATTTTTTTATCAATTTTAAAAAAATTTCAAATTTATTATTTGAAAAAAAGGATTTGCGATACATATGTAGAATATAATAATAAAATACATTTGTTAAATAAAACCAAATGACATTTAAAATTTAGGGGGGCTATAATCATGGAAGTATTAAAAGTATCAGCAAAATCAAGTCCAAATTCTGTTGCAGGAGCACTAGCTGGCGTTTTAAGAGAACGTGGGGGTGCTGAAATCCAAGCTATTGGTGCAGGTGCTCTAAATCAAGCAGTGAAAGCGGTAGCCATTGCTAGAGGATTTGTTGCTCCTAGTGGTGTGGATCTAATCTGTATTCCAGCTTTTACAGATATATTGATAGACGGGGAGGAAAGAACAGCAATAAAATTAATTGTTGAACCTAGATAAAAATTATAATTAAAAACCTGCTTTTAAAGCAGGTTTTTTGTATGATAAAGTATTTTACAATTAGGTATAATATGTTTATAGAATATAAAGAGCTTTCATGATAGAAGGTTTTTCAATGTAATGACAAAAAAGAAGGTGAAGTTATGAATGGTAGGGTAGATATGCATGTACATACTAGTGCATCAGATGGTATTTTATCTCCTACAGAAATTGTAGATTGGGCAAAAAAAAGAGGTCTTAAAGGCGTTGCTATAACAGATCATGATACTATTGATGGAATCAAAGAAGCCATAAGGGCTTCAGAACAATATGATAATTTTTTAGTTATACCAGGTATAGAATTTAGTACCTTATACCATGGGGTAGAAATTCATATACTAGGATATTTTGTGGATTATGAGAATTTAGAGCTTATTGATATAACAAATGCAATTAAAAATTATAGATTCAAAAGGGCAGAATTAATAATTGATAAGCTACAAAAATTGAATTATGATATCCATTTTTCAGAAGTGAAAGGGGTAGTAAAAGAAGGGGCTATTGGCAGGCCTCATATAGCTAGAATACTTGTTCAAAAAGGATATATGTCTTCCATGCAAGAAGCATTTGAAAAGTTACTCAAAAAGGGAAAAGCTGCATATGTTGAGAGATTTAAATTAACAGTGGATGAGGCTATCCATATTATTGAAAAGAGCAAAGGAATACCAGTACTGGCACATCCAGGATTAATTGATGATGGAGTAGATGTAGAAGGTATTATTAGAAAAGGCATAAAAGGAATAGAGGTGTATCATTCAAAGCATTCAGTTTTTCATAATAGACTTTACTTTAAACTTTCTAAAAAATATAATCTTTTTATTACGGGAGGTTCTGATTATCATGATGAAATGATAGCAGGCATTCCAACTATTGGAAAGGTTTTTGTAACTTATGATT is part of the Crassaminicella profunda genome and encodes:
- the pgsA gene encoding CDP-diacylglycerol--glycerol-3-phosphate 3-phosphatidyltransferase encodes the protein MNLANKLTIARIFLVPVFMIVLLNKIPYGMYIAAGIFTIAAITDTLDGYIARSRNQVTKFGKFVDPLADKLLVTAALVCLVQMGKLPAWIVVVIISREYTISILRAVAASEGIVIAASWWGKLKTITQIIAIVAILLNNYPFSLIGFPFSTIMLWVAVILTIVSGVDYLYLNRQVIKH
- the recA gene encoding recombinase RecA, encoding MEGKRKALEIAMGQIEKQFGKGSIMKLGEDTSRLNIESISTGSLDLDIAVGIGGIPRGRIIEIYGPESSGKTTVALHIIAEAQKTGGVAAFIDAEHALDPVYAKHLGVNIDELVVSQPDTGEQALEICEALVRSGAIDVIVVDSVAALVPKAEIQGEMGDSHVGLQARLMSQALRKLTGVINKSKTSTIFINQLREKVGVMFGNPETTTGGRALKFYSSVRLDVRRIESIKKADSIIGNRTRVKVVKNKVAPPFKVAEFDIMYGTGISKEGSILDCAVKEDIIKKAGSWYSYGDEKLGQGRENAKQFLIENTGISLEVENKIRELHQLPLKKEDELVATVDSES
- a CDS encoding competence/damage-inducible protein A, translated to MNCSIISVGTEILFGQIVNTNTVYLSQELNGLGINVYHHFTAGDNENRLKDILDYALSKSDLIITTGGLGPTQDDLTKETIARVAGKKLEMHEPSFEKLCTYFKNLNRKMNENNIKQAYLPKDSIVLDNDCGTAPGFIIEFDGKIVISLPGPPKEMKSMFESVKDYLKTKSKDTIYSKVLRFFGIGESALETAIMDLINHQSNPTIATYAKEGEVSARITAKAENEAKAQEMIIPVINQIKNRLEEYIYSYNDEELVQVVAKKLLDEKVSVSFAESCTGGLIAAKLTSIPGISESLNRSIVTYSNEAKIEELGVKETTLKEHGAVSEETAREMVLGLKAATGSEICVSVTGIAGPGGGTKEKPVGLVYIGLAYKENIVCNQYNIFGDRNRIRNYTSMLALNMIRKVLEK
- the spoVS gene encoding stage V sporulation protein SpoVS, with the translated sequence MEVLKVSAKSSPNSVAGALAGVLRERGGAEIQAIGAGALNQAVKAVAIARGFVAPSGVDLICIPAFTDILIDGEERTAIKLIVEPR
- the rny gene encoding ribonuclease Y, whose product is MIKMGRCLDINSIQIVVSIVTGAIGVGIGYFIRKNIAEGKINNAENRAKEIVSEAKKQAETSKKEILLEAKEEVHRLRNELDRENRERRNELQRLERRLQQKEETLDRKSDNLEKKDEVLNKKIKEVADKKEQINGIHQKQLEELERISGLTSEQAKEQLLNDTQKEIKHETAMMIKEIEQRAKEDGEKKAKEIIAYAIQKCAADHVAETTVSVVALPNDEMKGRIIGREGRNIRALETLTGIDLIIDDTPEAVILSGFDPIRREVARIALEKLIVDGRIHPARIEEMVEKAKKEVNNIIKEEGEQATFETGVHSIHPELIKLLGRLKYRTSYGQNVLKHSIEVSHLAGLMAAELGTDVKLAKRAGLLHDIGKAVDHEIEGTHVDIGMGLLKKYKESSEVIHAMSTHHGDYEPHTIEAVLVTAADAVSAARPGARRETLETYIKRLQKLEEIANSSEGVEKSFAIQAGREIRIMVKPDEMADEDIIYLAREVTKKIESELEYPGQIKVNVIRETRAIEYAK
- a CDS encoding PHP domain-containing protein; protein product: MNGRVDMHVHTSASDGILSPTEIVDWAKKRGLKGVAITDHDTIDGIKEAIRASEQYDNFLVIPGIEFSTLYHGVEIHILGYFVDYENLELIDITNAIKNYRFKRAELIIDKLQKLNYDIHFSEVKGVVKEGAIGRPHIARILVQKGYMSSMQEAFEKLLKKGKAAYVERFKLTVDEAIHIIEKSKGIPVLAHPGLIDDGVDVEGIIRKGIKGIEVYHSKHSVFHNRLYFKLSKKYNLFITGGSDYHDEMIAGIPTIGKVFVTYDSIKEMK